One genomic region from Sulfurimonas sp. encodes:
- a CDS encoding LTA synthase family protein: MNKNQFTQIITLVLFSFIVLMAIRFTLYNFYIDDFSDLSTSEFFASLLMGFRVDMITIFTFSSIFILILIFLKSSKVRAKIALLWAFVLNTIFVISFSDVLYYDYIHRHISNEIFNLGDDIDIIIGMAFGSMLPYTLGATLISILFLYLVFKLFSAKLTSFISGKYLLILTVLTILILFIGIRNNFGGKSFGSSDAYAVNKVSSGNLALNGFFTIYRTAKKTMKHDLIDFDEAIKTTQKLLKTQNAPFIDAKYPLMRQYSLRNKEKYNVVIVLLESFGAEHIDGFTHYKELNITPYFKKLSNEGLKFTSFYSNGYRSIFGITSIFTGVTIPAGAQYLGKGLELSNLSYLGGVAKENGYSTISMQAGNRRSYRVDAVSALAGFDEYYGAQDMPNVETVDKGRKPLTGTYDFNMLDFYHKKLNKMKEPFLGFAFTSSTHSDFHLPSKKFERYPHDLKNYNGSLNAFIYADDSIRRFMQSVKKRTLV, translated from the coding sequence GTGAATAAAAATCAGTTTACTCAAATAATTACCTTAGTATTATTTAGTTTTATAGTTTTAATGGCTATACGATTTACCCTTTATAACTTTTATATAGATGATTTTAGTGACCTTTCAACAAGTGAATTTTTCGCTTCACTTTTGATGGGCTTTCGGGTAGATATGATTACAATTTTTACTTTTTCTTCTATCTTTATTTTAATTCTTATTTTTCTTAAAAGCTCTAAAGTAAGAGCTAAAATTGCACTTCTTTGGGCTTTTGTATTAAACACAATTTTTGTTATCAGCTTTAGTGATGTTTTATATTATGATTATATTCATAGGCATATTTCAAATGAAATTTTTAATCTTGGCGATGATATAGATATAATAATCGGCATGGCATTTGGTTCTATGTTACCGTATACTTTAGGTGCAACTCTCATAAGCATCTTATTCTTATATTTAGTATTTAAACTATTTTCAGCAAAGTTAACTAGTTTTATTTCTGGTAAATATCTTCTAATATTAACTGTATTAACTATTTTAATCCTATTTATTGGCATTAGAAATAACTTTGGTGGGAAAAGTTTTGGAAGTAGTGACGCATATGCTGTAAATAAAGTGAGTAGTGGAAATCTTGCTTTAAATGGCTTTTTTACAATTTATAGAACTGCGAAAAAAACTATGAAGCATGACTTAATTGATTTTGATGAAGCTATAAAAACAACACAAAAACTACTCAAAACTCAAAATGCTCCATTTATAGATGCCAAGTACCCTTTAATGCGACAATATTCATTAAGAAACAAGGAAAAATATAATGTTGTAATTGTACTTTTAGAATCATTTGGTGCTGAACACATAGATGGATTTACACATTATAAAGAGTTAAATATTACACCTTATTTTAAAAAACTTAGTAATGAAGGTTTAAAATTTACCTCTTTTTATTCAAATGGATATCGTTCTATTTTTGGAATAACTTCCATTTTCACAGGTGTTACTATACCAGCAGGAGCGCAATACCTAGGAAAAGGTTTAGAGTTATCAAACTTAAGCTACCTTGGTGGTGTCGCTAAAGAAAATGGATATTCTACTATCTCTATGCAAGCAGGAAACAGACGTTCTTACAGAGTAGATGCTGTAAGTGCTTTAGCTGGATTTGATGAGTATTATGGCGCACAGGATATGCCAAATGTCGAAACAGTTGATAAAGGTAGAAAACCATTGACCGGCACTTATGATTTTAATATGCTTGATTTTTATCATAAAAAGCTAAATAAAATGAAAGAGCCTTTTTTAGGTTTTGCTTTTACATCTTCAACTCACTCAGACTTTCATCTACCAAGTAAAAAATTTGAAAGATATCCTCATGACTTAAAAAACTACAATGGTTCTTTAAATGCTTTTATATATGCTGATGACTCTATCCGTAGATTCATGCAAAGTGTTAAAAAAAGAACCTTGGTTTGA
- the waaF gene encoding lipopolysaccharide heptosyltransferase II yields MMSCKILVILPNWLGDAIMATPAIELLSKYYHNVEFTFVGSYVSIQALKHHPLCKRAIVDKTKESGNRYINTYKLARELGEFNLAISFRNQLHSSLLLRFTSTVICIAKESWHSRFLLSHTPKISSKQHLVKQYAKLAMIDSDTFNGDIPKLKLYIEPKKFNKPMIGINAGATYGSAKRWYPQRFAKVAKEFANKYDIIIFGGPNEVEMASEIEENLKLLNIGNYINLAGKTNIKELCANIGGCSLFITNDSGPMHVAAAYQVPTVSIFGPTKYKETSQWMNEKSNIVRHEMDCSPCMRRECPLEHHECMKSITASEVIEAVNLALNADTPVG; encoded by the coding sequence ATGATGTCTTGCAAGATATTGGTAATATTACCAAATTGGTTAGGAGATGCTATTATGGCAACTCCTGCTATCGAACTTCTAAGTAAGTATTATCACAATGTTGAGTTCACATTTGTTGGAAGTTATGTTAGCATCCAAGCACTTAAGCATCACCCTCTTTGCAAAAGGGCAATAGTAGATAAAACAAAAGAATCTGGAAACAGATATATAAATACATATAAACTTGCGCGTGAATTAGGAGAGTTTAACTTAGCAATAAGTTTTCGAAATCAACTTCACTCTTCTTTGCTTTTAAGATTTACATCAACTGTTATCTGCATAGCGAAAGAGTCATGGCACTCAAGATTTTTACTCTCTCACACGCCTAAAATAAGCTCAAAACAACATTTAGTAAAACAGTACGCTAAACTTGCAATGATTGACTCAGACACATTTAATGGTGACATACCTAAGTTAAAATTATATATAGAGCCTAAAAAGTTTAATAAACCTATGATTGGTATCAACGCAGGTGCAACCTACGGAAGTGCAAAAAGATGGTATCCACAAAGGTTTGCTAAAGTTGCAAAAGAGTTTGCAAACAAATATGACATTATTATTTTTGGTGGACCAAATGAAGTTGAAATGGCATCTGAGATAGAAGAAAATTTAAAACTATTAAACATTGGTAATTACATAAATCTAGCAGGAAAAACAAATATAAAAGAACTTTGTGCAAATATAGGTGGATGTTCTTTATTTATTACAAATGACAGTGGACCCATGCATGTAGCCGCTGCTTATCAAGTTCCAACCGTATCAATCTTTGGACCAACAAAGTATAAAGAAACTTCACAATGGATGAATGAGAAAAGCAATATCGTAAGACATGAAATGGATTGCTCACCATGCATGAGAAGAGAATGTCCGCTAGAACATCATGAGTGCATGAAAAGTATTACAGCTTCTGAAGTTATAGAAGCTGTAAATCTGGCACTAAATGCCGATACTCCCGTGGGCTAA
- a CDS encoding D-sedoheptulose 7-phosphate isomerase: protein MKNYIQNQIKKSYETKLAIYKNEELINKIEEVSKLCVELYKGSNKTILAGNGGSAADAQHIAAEMVGRYGFDRPSLPSLALTTDTSCLTAIGNDYGYDKVFSRQLEGMGQSGDIFIGISTSGNSLNLINAFKVAKDKNIITVALTGRDGGEMAKMADYSIIIPSDSTPRIQESHILIGHIICDIIEKEIFGDGVS from the coding sequence ATGAAAAATTATATTCAAAATCAAATTAAAAAATCTTACGAAACTAAGCTTGCTATTTATAAAAACGAAGAATTAATAAATAAAATTGAAGAAGTTTCAAAACTGTGTGTTGAACTATATAAAGGTTCTAACAAAACTATATTGGCTGGTAATGGTGGAAGTGCTGCAGATGCACAGCATATAGCGGCTGAAATGGTTGGTAGGTATGGATTTGATAGACCTTCACTTCCTTCTCTAGCACTAACAACAGATACTTCTTGTTTAACTGCTATTGGCAATGATTATGGCTATGATAAAGTTTTTTCTCGCCAATTAGAAGGTATGGGACAAAGTGGGGATATTTTTATAGGTATTTCAACTTCTGGTAACTCTTTAAATCTCATTAATGCTTTTAAAGTTGCTAAAGATAAAAATATAATTACTGTTGCTTTAACTGGAAGAGATGGAGGTGAGATGGCAAAGATGGCAGATTATTCAATAATTATTCCATCTGATTCTACTCCTCGTATTCAAGAATCTCATATATTAATAGGGCATATAATCTGTGATATTATTGAAAAAGAGATATTCGGTGATGGCGTTAGTTGA
- a CDS encoding asparaginase domain-containing protein has product MLILNSGGTLNKRYNFINGELEVPMDNNAIDKILQNVEFKYDIAGIIFKDSLQMDINDRKMLANIIMQSKDDTFIIIHGTDTMNKSAEFLSEIFNDRKIILTGAMKPFEIDNIESSLNLGMAIGFAKAIHSNGIYICMNGNIELHNKITKNTNLGKFELVK; this is encoded by the coding sequence ATGCTAATCTTAAATAGTGGTGGTACTCTTAACAAAAGATATAATTTTATCAATGGTGAATTAGAAGTTCCAATGGACAATAATGCTATTGATAAGATATTGCAAAATGTTGAGTTCAAGTATGATATTGCAGGTATTATTTTTAAAGATAGTTTACAAATGGATATAAATGACAGAAAAATGTTGGCAAATATTATTATGCAGTCAAAAGATGATACTTTTATAATAATACATGGCACAGATACTATGAATAAGAGTGCAGAATTTTTATCTGAAATATTTAATGACAGAAAAATTATTTTAACAGGTGCAATGAAGCCTTTTGAGATTGACAATATAGAATCAAGTTTAAATCTTGGTATGGCGATTGGTTTTGCTAAAGCAATACACAGCAATGGTATTTATATTTGCATGAATGGCAATATTGAACTTCATAACAAAATAACAAAAAATACAAATTTAGGAAAATTTGAACTTGTCAAATAA
- a CDS encoding cytochrome C: MKKIVIATIATLALATASMAAVNAKACTSCHGADWSKKALGKSKNVAAMTHTEIADALKGYKAGTYGGPMKGLMKGQVAKYSDADLDAFSATIGK; this comes from the coding sequence ATGAAAAAAATCGTAATCGCAACAATAGCAACATTAGCACTAGCAACAGCTTCAATGGCAGCAGTAAATGCAAAAGCATGTACTTCTTGTCACGGTGCAGACTGGAGTAAAAAAGCTCTAGGTAAATCTAAAAATGTTGCTGCTATGACTCATACTGAAATAGCAGATGCGTTAAAAGGTTACAAAGCTGGTACTTACGGTGGACCAATGAAAGGTCTTATGAAAGGTCAAGTTGCAAAATACTCTGATGCTGACTTAGACGCTTTCTCTGCAACTATCGGTAAATAA
- the gmhB gene encoding D-glycero-beta-D-manno-heptose 1,7-bisphosphate 7-phosphatase, which produces MNKALFLDRDGVINIEKDYLYKIEDFEFICGIFELCKYYQNLGYIIIVVTNQSGIAREYYDKNDFNRLTSWMIDEFLKKDIKIKKVYYCPHHPNISGTCDCRKPKSGMLIEAKNDFDIDLKNSILIGDKERDIEAGLNAGLLTTYLFDEYSSISVSKATKIINKFEEIYNANLK; this is translated from the coding sequence ATGAATAAAGCTCTTTTTCTTGACCGCGATGGTGTTATAAATATTGAAAAAGATTATTTATATAAAATAGAAGATTTTGAATTTATATGTGGTATTTTTGAACTTTGCAAGTATTATCAAAATCTAGGTTATATTATTATAGTTGTAACAAATCAATCCGGAATAGCTAGAGAATATTATGATAAAAATGATTTTAATAGATTGACTTCTTGGATGATAGATGAATTTTTAAAAAAAGATATAAAAATAAAAAAAGTTTATTATTGCCCTCATCATCCAAATATATCTGGAACTTGTGATTGTAGAAAGCCAAAATCTGGAATGCTTATAGAAGCAAAAAATGATTTTGATATTGACTTGAAAAATTCAATTTTGATTGGCGATAAAGAAAGGGATATTGAAGCTGGTTTAAATGCTGGTTTATTAACTACTTATCTTTTTGATGAATATTCTTCTATAAGTGTTTCAAAAGCAACAAAAATAATTAATAAATTTGAGGAAATATATAATGCTAATCTTAAATAG
- a CDS encoding sulfatase-like hydrolase/transferase: MLKKEPWFDRTIFIFTSDHGSGNALNPIARKYRPDDIALPSIEHFRIPLIIYAPKIFKAKEIKTLGSHNDIFPTIVDILGFKANITTMGSSLFDKDIGKRFVYFYAGNLIGLITDEGYIKYNFKNIVETSSNDTQTKKMKKLLFCVDTAEAQLFQKNRWTK, encoded by the coding sequence GTGTTAAAAAAAGAACCTTGGTTTGATAGAACAATCTTTATATTTACATCTGATCATGGGAGTGGAAATGCTTTAAATCCTATCGCAAGAAAGTACAGACCTGATGATATAGCACTTCCTTCGATTGAACACTTTAGAATTCCTCTTATCATATATGCTCCTAAAATTTTTAAAGCAAAAGAGATTAAAACATTAGGTTCACATAATGATATATTTCCTACAATAGTAGATATACTAGGCTTTAAAGCTAATATAACTACAATGGGAAGTTCTTTATTTGATAAAGATATAGGTAAAAGATTTGTATATTTTTATGCAGGTAATCTCATTGGTCTTATAACAGATGAAGGATATATAAAATACAATTTTAAAAACATAGTAGAAACATCTTCAAATGATACACAAACAAAAAAGATGAAAAAACTTCTTTTTTGCGTAGATACTGCTGAGGCACAACTATTTCAAAAGAATAGGTGGACGAAATGA
- the rfaE1 gene encoding D-glycero-beta-D-manno-heptose-7-phosphate kinase: MKVLKNFIPNILVIGDLMIDHYLWGSCERISPEAPVQVVDISKETTVLGGAGNVINNLKALGAKVSVSSVIGDDSNGLELAQMLNEINVDSKNLIIQNDRKTSKKSRIIAVSQQILRYDRESKNEITKDSVEKILNSISKNISSYDAIILSDYGKGVLTTELCQGVISLAKRDKIKVLVDPKGSNFSKYKGAYLLTPNKREAILATNININDEDSLKEALLKLKKEIELDISLITLSEDGIATYDTKVKKFPTVAKEVFDVTGAGDTVIASIAFSLSAGKNIEETASFANLAAGVVVGKIGSATVTLDEIEEYEASLHKSTSDAHIKSFKDIQEIVNRSKKNGKKIVFTNGCFDILHVGHVKYLQEAKSFGDILIVGLNSDESVSRLKGPTRPINMVQDRAYLLAALEAVDFVVPFEQDTPYELIKMIAPDTLVKGGDYKGKDVVGTKFASELKLVDFVNGKSTTKTIQKIQGQ, encoded by the coding sequence ATGAAGGTTTTGAAAAACTTTATACCAAATATATTGGTTATTGGTGATTTAATGATTGACCATTATTTGTGGGGAAGTTGTGAAAGAATTTCTCCTGAAGCACCTGTACAAGTTGTAGATATATCCAAAGAAACAACAGTTCTAGGTGGGGCAGGAAATGTTATAAACAATCTTAAAGCCTTAGGTGCAAAAGTAAGTGTAAGCAGTGTTATAGGTGATGATAGTAACGGCTTAGAACTTGCCCAAATGCTAAACGAGATTAATGTAGATAGTAAAAATTTAATAATTCAAAATGATAGAAAAACATCGAAAAAAAGTCGTATTATAGCTGTGAGTCAGCAAATTTTAAGATATGATAGAGAAAGTAAAAATGAAATTACAAAAGACTCTGTAGAAAAAATATTAAACTCTATTTCTAAAAATATATCTTCTTATGACGCCATAATACTTTCTGACTATGGAAAAGGTGTATTAACTACAGAGTTATGCCAAGGTGTAATATCTCTTGCTAAAAGAGATAAGATTAAAGTTTTAGTTGACCCAAAGGGCAGTAATTTTTCAAAATATAAGGGTGCATATCTGTTAACACCAAATAAAAGAGAGGCAATACTTGCAACAAATATAAATATTAACGATGAAGATTCTTTAAAAGAAGCACTACTTAAATTAAAAAAAGAGATAGAATTAGATATCTCTCTTATTACCCTTTCAGAAGATGGAATTGCTACTTATGATACTAAAGTTAAAAAATTTCCAACAGTTGCAAAAGAGGTTTTTGATGTAACTGGGGCAGGGGATACTGTTATAGCATCTATAGCTTTTTCGCTTAGTGCTGGTAAAAATATAGAAGAAACAGCTTCCTTCGCAAACTTAGCTGCTGGTGTTGTTGTTGGAAAAATTGGTTCAGCAACAGTAACACTTGACGAGATAGAAGAATATGAAGCAAGCTTACATAAAAGCACCTCAGATGCACATATAAAAAGTTTTAAAGATATACAAGAGATAGTAAATCGTTCTAAGAAAAATGGGAAAAAAATAGTTTTTACAAATGGTTGTTTTGATATTTTACATGTTGGACATGTTAAGTATTTACAAGAGGCAAAAAGTTTTGGAGATATCCTTATTGTTGGACTAAACTCTGATGAGTCTGTTTCAAGACTAAAAGGACCGACTCGCCCCATAAATATGGTTCAAGATAGAGCATATTTATTGGCGGCTTTAGAAGCTGTGGATTTTGTTGTACCTTTTGAACAAGATACTCCTTATGAACTTATAAAGATGATAGCTCCAGACACCCTAGTTAAGGGTGGGGATTATAAAGGAAAAGATGTTGTTGGAACTAAGTTTGCTAGTGAATTGAAACTTGTTGATTTTGTCAATGGCAAAAGTACAACAAAAACAATTCAAAAAATACAAGGACAGTAA
- the ccoS gene encoding cbb3-type cytochrome oxidase assembly protein CcoS, with translation MDSWIIAMMLGVSLFLGAIALFGFLWAVKNGQFDDEKKFLNATKFDGEEELNDAKKQEEKRERLKKNYRPE, from the coding sequence ATGGATAGTTGGATAATAGCAATGATGCTAGGAGTTTCTCTGTTTTTAGGAGCAATTGCATTATTTGGATTTTTATGGGCTGTAAAAAATGGTCAGTTTGATGATGAAAAAAAATTTTTAAATGCTACAAAATTTGATGGTGAAGAAGAGTTAAATGATGCTAAAAAACAAGAAGAAAAAAGAGAAAGATTAAAAAAGAATTATAGACCAGAATAA
- a CDS encoding YfaZ family outer membrane protein, whose translation MLKKIGLLALCGVSAFAMHSVELNINDKDLEFGVKVDMGQFNEATDPDTVFLGAKLLHGSKDHSDAKSSSDLNDYYEVNFLMQRKVKSTDLVIGLGVKLNGTKNYNTFPLGAEASYKLPFGDTMPLFVNGSIYFAPEVLSMQDAKNFLEYRVGLDLEVIKNGSVTLGYRSLDTNYISGKGYSDDFNYNKSVYIGFKFAF comes from the coding sequence ATGCTTAAAAAAATTGGATTATTGGCACTTTGTGGTGTATCAGCTTTTGCTATGCACTCAGTAGAGCTTAATATAAATGACAAAGATTTAGAATTTGGTGTGAAAGTTGATATGGGACAGTTTAATGAGGCAACTGATCCAGATACAGTTTTTCTTGGAGCAAAATTACTTCATGGTAGTAAAGATCATAGTGATGCTAAAAGTAGTAGTGATTTAAATGATTACTATGAAGTTAATTTTTTAATGCAAAGAAAAGTTAAATCAACAGACCTTGTTATTGGTCTTGGCGTTAAATTAAATGGCACAAAAAACTACAATACTTTCCCATTAGGGGCTGAAGCTAGCTATAAACTTCCTTTTGGAGACACAATGCCTCTGTTTGTAAACGGTAGTATTTATTTTGCACCCGAGGTTTTGTCAATGCAAGATGCAAAAAACTTTTTAGAATATCGTGTTGGTCTTGATTTAGAAGTTATAAAAAATGGTAGTGTTACTCTTGGGTATAGATCTCTTGACACAAACTATATATCAGGTAAAGGTTATAGTGATGATTTTAACTATAATAAATCAGTTTATATCGGATTTAAATTCGCGTTTTAA